In Arcanobacterium canis, the sequence ACGCGTTTCCAGCTAGGCATTAAGGCACAGAAAATTTTTCTCGGTAACCAAGACAAATAACGTAGATCGACAGCAGAAACTGATACATCAGCAAAATTCAATGCTGTCCTATACATGCCCTGCCAGTTTTAGACAGTCTGCCAAACTTACGCATAAAAGTTTTCAGGGAATTTTTTGCTAAAACACAGCATCCCTGAAAATTCGCCAAAAACTCATCTTTTAGTGACAGAGCAGCAACGATCCCAAATATGCACATATGCGGATAATCAGCCATGAAATGTTGAACTTTAATCAAAATAAGACGCATATAGCGTCATGTACAGCCCTGGTCTAACAGCCACCACCAAGAGGCTTGTTAAGATTCCTTTCGCTAGGTAGCACGGACAGAAAAGTCCATCTACCAGTAAATTCATTACACAGACTGAAGGGATATCTGCATGGGTATTTCAAAAATCAAACGAGGAGCGCTAGCCTCCGGACTAGCCGGCACACTCCTCGCAACCGCTTTCGGCGGAGTCGCACAGGCACAGGAGCATCAACAGGATCCAAAACTTCCACGCATGGGTTACACGCTGCGGAGTGAGACATATAAAGACAAAGCTGATGGAGAAGTCTCTCCGTTTATTTTTACAGTCCCAAACAATTCTTCCTCGAAAGTTTATGCACCTTGGACTTCTCATAGTTGGATGTACCGAACAATTCCCTCTGACGGACGTCCTGAAGTAATAGATGAACAAAAACAAGAACCTAACCCAGGTAAAGATGCATCGCTTTTTGACCCCAAAAAGATCGATACTTCGAAACTTAAAGAAGTGTTCTCAAATCTCACCTATTGCTTTAGTCAGCAAAAACATTTTCCAAATAACGCAGGGCGTCACCTGATTTCTTTGGAGACTAGCGACATTGCGTTCACTACCCCACAGACAAGCCTTAACGATAAAACCAATCAATATGAAGAACCGCAAACAGTTCTGAAAGAAGTAGAAGCCAAGCAAGCAGTGACCGGCGTGATCTGGAATGGATTTCCCACTGATGCTGCAAAGTTTCGAGAGAGTCTACACCTGACGGTCGACGAATTCCACGAAGCCACACAACAGGCGGTGTGGAAATATACTGACAACAAAACCTGGTCATTGAATAATGCAAGAACATATATGGGAAATGAGTCTGGCCTTAAATCCTATGTAGCATACTTAGCGCTAACAAACAACCGCTCAGAAGCGCATGAATCTGAGGTTAAAGCGCTTCTCAAAAACGTTCCTGAAACGGCTCCCGCCCCTAAACAGCCGCAGGCCGATCTTTTAGTAATAAAATCTAAGGATTCTAAGCACAGCAAGCAAGACCTATTAAAGGCAGTTTTCAGCGATCCCAAGAAGCCTGACGTGCCATTTTATCCACCGACGGATAGTACTCCGAAAAAACCAGAGTGTGATTGCCCCAAGGGTGATCCGGGGCCGGTAGGGCCGCGTGGTCCAGAAGGAGCACCGGGTAAGGATGGTCAGCCCGGACGCAATGGTCATGATGGCAAGCCAGGCAAGACCGGGCCGCAAGGCCCCAAGGGTGATCCG encodes:
- a CDS encoding thioester-forming surface-anchored protein, which gives rise to MGISKIKRGALASGLAGTLLATAFGGVAQAQEHQQDPKLPRMGYTLRSETYKDKADGEVSPFIFTVPNNSSSKVYAPWTSHSWMYRTIPSDGRPEVIDEQKQEPNPGKDASLFDPKKIDTSKLKEVFSNLTYCFSQQKHFPNNAGRHLISLETSDIAFTTPQTSLNDKTNQYEEPQTVLKEVEAKQAVTGVIWNGFPTDAAKFRESLHLTVDEFHEATQQAVWKYTDNKTWSLNNARTYMGNESGLKSYVAYLALTNNRSEAHESEVKALLKNVPETAPAPKQPQADLLVIKSKDSKHSKQDLLKAVFSDPKKPDVPFYPPTDSTPKKPECDCPKGDPGPVGPRGPEGAPGKDGQPGRNGHDGKPGKTGPQGPKGDPGPVGPRGPEGAPGKDGQPGRNGQDGAPGHNGKDGKDGVGVLDIRIDNQGNLTITLTDGRELNLGKILGPRGPKGDKGDKGDPGQPGPKGDKGDKGDKGDPGQPGPKGDKGDPGQPGPKGDKGDKGDPGQPGPKGDKGDPGQPGPKGDKGDKGDPGQPGPKGDKGDKGDPGQPGVPAPDTDKPKMKMPNSEVAPKVTPHVQGPSSKLPQTGATVGLLAFISTLMIGTGLLAHRARKTHSHQ